In the Haloferula helveola genome, one interval contains:
- a CDS encoding S41 family peptidase: MRFGTALTLTTLICTGFTRGAADPIPEGAGKVQMASWPTVSPEGDTLVFEWRDDLWSVATDGGRATRLTAHPARDSYPRFSPDGKTLYFCSTRSGALQLFSMPVDGGPATQHSFHSEGGILECIAPDGETAIIRGLRDAPGFRPFRLIEIDLRRESPETYVFDERGDSSNWSPDGSRIFFCRDGQQLYRKGYRGPQAASIWSYEPATQTFTSHVKEGQEARWPMPTPDGKGFYYVTDRNGAFNLWLRTLEDGSDKQLTRFEDDGVMLPSLARNGSVIVFRRGFDLWSFDPAKGEPKKLDIWQAEDLPDTTSEVRKITGTVDADFSKSGLEIVFKAEGELWAMDTLLREPNRITRTDGIEDDPVFSPDGKYIYYEFDDGIESNVWRISRLDPEDFWWRAESFATEQVTFGPEPKRRFSISPNGRFIAYVSGSGDLTVANYDGSDPKVIFSCWDPPTYDWSPDGEWIAFAAQDQNFNRDIYIVPTDGSLEPFNVSRHPDFEGSPRWSPDGRKIAFTGRRLNNEMGLFYVDLRLEEAVRSSRNLRELEAEAMMRDDPSYQQEDATEADEEPTPSDDDTDVADVRDDSAPPKPKKLEAKSRKRLPIDFHGLSERIVRLNTRGIEPERVIWSHDSEAILFQSKNSTNDTLYRIDARPNAKMEDYDDHRGLPIRTDEDGSFYWIVDRSPAVLKKGKLSSYKISARMVRDRVAHQRLSFRLIWRTLRDRFYDPTMNGLDWDKTRSKYEETAAKAPDSRTFDRVVSMLLGELNASHLSFESEEWPKAWENEGAEFQTTRHVGIVFGRKGAGDPLFAAKVIADSPAATCNPPVREGDTIVRVNGRRVDGSTPVHRFMNGRMDRQIEITVRDADGVEHTHELEAISYNKATLLAEAQVIVENRKKVEEMSGGKLGYVHIARMFWDEFEKFERQIYAAGHGKQGLIIDIRDNGGGFITDHLLTVLCQPRHAVTIPRDGGPGYPQDRKVYASWHKPLVVVCNQNSYSNAEIFAHAIKTLDRGKLVGVQTAGGVISAGKDRILDAGTLRVPFRGWFLPDTGEDMEMNGAKPDVVIWPTPGDMVADRDPQLNTAVSTLLKEVAQAVEKPFKPVYRNRDK; the protein is encoded by the coding sequence ATGCGATTCGGCACCGCCCTTACTCTTACCACCCTGATCTGCACCGGTTTCACCCGGGGTGCGGCCGACCCCATTCCCGAGGGCGCCGGCAAGGTCCAGATGGCGTCGTGGCCCACGGTCTCACCGGAGGGCGACACCCTCGTTTTCGAGTGGCGTGACGACCTGTGGTCGGTGGCGACCGATGGCGGACGCGCCACTCGCCTTACCGCCCACCCGGCACGCGACAGCTATCCGCGCTTCTCGCCCGACGGCAAGACGCTCTACTTCTGCTCGACCCGCTCCGGCGCCCTGCAGCTTTTCTCGATGCCGGTCGACGGCGGCCCGGCCACCCAGCACAGCTTCCATTCCGAGGGTGGCATCCTCGAATGCATCGCGCCGGACGGCGAAACCGCGATCATCCGCGGACTCCGCGACGCTCCGGGCTTCCGCCCGTTCCGGTTGATCGAGATCGATCTCCGCCGCGAATCGCCCGAGACCTACGTCTTCGACGAACGCGGCGACTCGTCGAACTGGTCGCCCGACGGATCGCGGATCTTCTTCTGCCGCGACGGCCAACAACTCTACCGCAAAGGATATCGTGGCCCACAGGCCGCATCGATCTGGTCGTACGAACCCGCGACCCAGACCTTCACCTCCCACGTCAAGGAGGGGCAGGAAGCCCGCTGGCCGATGCCCACACCCGACGGCAAGGGCTTCTACTACGTCACCGACCGTAACGGTGCCTTCAACCTGTGGCTGCGCACGCTCGAGGATGGCTCGGACAAGCAACTTACCCGCTTCGAGGATGATGGCGTCATGCTCCCGTCGCTCGCCCGCAACGGCTCGGTGATCGTCTTCCGTCGCGGCTTCGACCTGTGGTCGTTCGACCCCGCCAAGGGCGAGCCGAAGAAGCTCGACATCTGGCAGGCCGAGGACCTTCCCGACACGACCAGCGAGGTGCGCAAGATCACCGGCACGGTCGACGCCGACTTCTCCAAGAGCGGCCTCGAGATCGTATTCAAAGCCGAGGGCGAGCTCTGGGCAATGGACACGCTGCTGCGCGAACCGAACCGGATCACCCGCACCGACGGCATCGAGGACGACCCGGTTTTCTCGCCCGACGGGAAATACATCTACTACGAGTTCGATGACGGCATCGAATCGAACGTCTGGCGGATCTCGCGCCTCGACCCGGAAGACTTCTGGTGGCGCGCCGAATCCTTCGCCACCGAGCAAGTCACTTTCGGCCCTGAACCGAAGCGCCGGTTCTCCATCAGCCCGAACGGCCGCTTCATCGCTTACGTCTCGGGCAGCGGCGACCTGACCGTCGCCAACTACGACGGATCGGATCCCAAGGTGATCTTCTCCTGCTGGGATCCGCCGACCTACGACTGGTCTCCCGACGGCGAGTGGATCGCATTCGCCGCCCAGGACCAGAACTTCAACCGCGACATCTACATCGTCCCGACCGACGGATCGCTCGAGCCCTTCAACGTGTCCCGCCACCCGGACTTCGAAGGCTCCCCCCGTTGGTCGCCCGACGGTCGCAAGATCGCCTTCACCGGGCGACGGCTGAACAACGAGATGGGACTGTTCTACGTCGACCTGCGGCTTGAAGAGGCCGTCCGAAGCTCGCGGAATCTCCGCGAACTCGAAGCCGAGGCGATGATGCGCGACGACCCGTCTTACCAGCAGGAGGACGCGACCGAAGCCGATGAGGAACCGACACCGTCGGATGACGATACCGACGTCGCCGACGTCCGGGACGACTCCGCCCCGCCGAAACCCAAGAAGCTGGAGGCAAAGTCGCGCAAGCGCCTGCCAATCGACTTCCACGGACTGAGCGAGCGAATCGTCCGCCTGAACACGCGCGGCATCGAACCCGAGCGCGTGATCTGGTCACACGATTCCGAGGCGATCCTGTTCCAGTCGAAGAACAGCACCAACGACACGCTTTACCGCATCGATGCCCGCCCGAACGCCAAGATGGAGGACTACGATGACCATCGTGGATTGCCGATCCGCACCGACGAGGACGGCAGCTTCTACTGGATCGTCGACCGCTCACCGGCCGTCCTCAAGAAGGGCAAGCTCTCCAGCTACAAGATCTCGGCTCGCATGGTTCGCGACCGCGTCGCCCACCAGCGGCTGTCGTTCCGCCTCATCTGGCGCACCTTGCGCGACCGGTTCTACGACCCGACGATGAACGGCCTCGATTGGGACAAGACCCGTTCGAAGTATGAAGAGACCGCCGCCAAGGCACCCGACTCACGAACCTTCGACCGGGTGGTCAGCATGTTGCTCGGCGAACTGAACGCCTCCCACCTCTCTTTCGAGTCCGAGGAGTGGCCGAAGGCTTGGGAAAACGAAGGAGCCGAGTTCCAGACGACCCGTCACGTCGGGATCGTCTTCGGCCGCAAGGGTGCCGGCGACCCGCTGTTTGCCGCGAAAGTCATCGCCGACAGTCCCGCCGCCACCTGCAATCCGCCGGTTCGCGAAGGCGACACGATCGTCCGGGTCAACGGCCGCCGTGTCGATGGCTCCACACCGGTCCACCGTTTCATGAACGGCCGCATGGACCGGCAGATCGAGATCACGGTGCGTGACGCCGACGGCGTGGAGCACACCCACGAACTCGAAGCGATCAGCTACAACAAGGCGACCCTTCTCGCCGAGGCCCAGGTCATCGTCGAGAACCGGAAGAAGGTCGAGGAAATGTCAGGCGGCAAGCTCGGCTACGTCCACATCGCCCGCATGTTCTGGGACGAGTTCGAAAAGTTCGAGCGCCAGATCTACGCCGCGGGCCATGGCAAGCAGGGCCTGATCATCGACATCCGCGACAACGGCGGCGGCTTCATCACGGACCACCTCCTCACGGTCCTCTGCCAGCCGCGCCACGCCGTGACCATCCCCCGCGACGGCGGACCGGGCTACCCGCAGGACCGCAAGGTCTATGCCTCCTGGCACAAACCGCTGGTCGTCGTCTGCAACCAGAACTCGTACTCGAACGCCGAGATTTTCGCCCACGCGATCAAGACCCTCGACCGCGGCAAGCTGGTCGGCGTGCAAACCGCCGGCGGTGTGATCTCCGCCGGCAAGGACCGGATTCTCGATGCGGGCACGCTCCGTGTTCCCTTCCGCGGCTGGTTCCTTCCGGACACCGGCGAGGACATGGAGATGAATGGCGCCAAGCCGGACGTGGTCATCTGGCCGACGCCGGGCGACATGGTCGCCGACCGTGACCCGCAGCTTAATACCGCGGTCAGCACGCTGCTCAAGGAGGTCGCGCAAGCGGTTGAGAAACCGTTCAAGCCGGTCTACCGCAATCGCGACAAGTAG
- a CDS encoding DUF3142 domain-containing protein, translated as MNRFQSMLGKNINPAVPALLAVLMCLLAASCKREVTTVPANPLTTEAYVWQAPGRPEVQEAVGRAEGAIGRLQFRAAELRWRENRFEVEEVIRQRLPVPGCGLVVRVGQSAAALDWSAAQCEDLEEVVASLAALGPSEIQLDYDCPQRRLGVYRRLLARVRKAAEGVPVVPTALPSWLAEKEFAELARESPGYVVQVHSLTLPRTPDDPVVLLDPDLARGAVAKAAAIGVPFRVAMPTYGCEVWFDRNGKVIDVISEDLPPEGVTPAKRSYAYVDPAIGAKLVAEWMQSPPVNLTGIIWYRLPISTDRRNWPWQTLEKVSRGEVPTADVRVERKVNGRAGDVTILNQGSAPVRLPERVIARGAIVAADAVGGYRLEKGGRETVFRFGGAEWSWIEPGERVIVGWITSRDKDASITLEIE; from the coding sequence ATGAATCGATTTCAGAGCATGCTTGGGAAGAATATCAACCCGGCGGTGCCCGCCCTTCTGGCGGTGCTCATGTGCCTGCTTGCCGCCTCATGCAAACGCGAGGTGACCACCGTTCCGGCGAATCCGCTGACGACCGAAGCTTATGTGTGGCAGGCCCCCGGTCGGCCGGAAGTTCAGGAAGCTGTCGGGCGTGCCGAGGGAGCCATCGGCCGCCTGCAGTTCCGCGCGGCCGAGTTGCGCTGGCGGGAGAATCGATTCGAAGTCGAAGAGGTCATCCGGCAGCGGTTGCCGGTTCCGGGTTGCGGTCTCGTTGTCAGGGTGGGCCAGTCGGCGGCGGCGCTCGATTGGAGCGCTGCCCAGTGCGAAGACCTCGAAGAGGTGGTCGCTTCGCTCGCGGCACTCGGGCCGTCGGAGATCCAACTCGACTACGACTGCCCGCAGCGGCGGTTGGGTGTCTACCGCAGGCTTCTCGCGCGCGTGCGGAAGGCGGCGGAGGGTGTGCCGGTGGTTCCGACCGCGCTGCCGAGCTGGCTGGCGGAGAAGGAATTCGCCGAGCTGGCGCGGGAGTCACCGGGCTACGTGGTTCAGGTTCATTCGCTCACGCTGCCCCGGACGCCCGACGATCCGGTGGTCCTTCTTGATCCCGATCTGGCGCGAGGCGCGGTGGCGAAGGCCGCGGCGATCGGGGTGCCGTTCCGCGTGGCGATGCCGACATACGGGTGTGAGGTCTGGTTCGATCGGAACGGAAAAGTCATTGATGTGATCTCTGAAGACCTGCCGCCCGAAGGTGTGACTCCCGCGAAGCGATCGTACGCCTACGTCGATCCGGCGATCGGTGCCAAGCTGGTTGCGGAATGGATGCAATCACCCCCGGTGAACCTGACCGGCATCATCTGGTACCGGCTGCCCATCTCCACCGACCGTCGCAATTGGCCGTGGCAGACGCTTGAGAAAGTCTCGCGGGGCGAGGTGCCGACGGCTGATGTGCGGGTCGAACGAAAGGTGAACGGCCGGGCGGGCGACGTGACGATCCTCAACCAGGGCAGCGCTCCGGTCCGCTTGCCGGAGCGGGTCATCGCCCGCGGTGCCATCGTGGCCGCGGACGCGGTTGGCGGATATCGGTTGGAGAAGGGAGGAAGGGAAACGGTTTTCCGCTTCGGTGGCGCTGAATGGTCATGGATCGAACCGGGTGAGCGCGTTATCGTCGGTTGGATCACGAGTCGGGATAAGGACGCTTCCATCACGTTGGAAATCGAATGA
- a CDS encoding succinate dehydrogenase/fumarate reductase iron-sulfur subunit: protein MAKLNLTLKVWRQSAPNDTGRIETYDAKDIPEEASFLEMLDIVNERLINDGTEPIHFDHDCREGICGMCSLTINGVPHGKERGITTCQVHMRKFRSGDTIWIEPFRSRAFPVVKDLVTDRSSFDRVQQAGGFISVRTGSAPDAHAAPIPKDAADSAFAAAACIGCGACVAACKNASAMLFVAAKASHLSHLPQGQPERDRRALAMVRQMDEEGFGGCTNQYECEAACPKEISVDHIARLNRDYGKAMLKEQFVPA from the coding sequence ATGGCCAAGCTCAATCTCACCCTCAAAGTCTGGCGCCAGTCCGCCCCGAACGACACGGGCCGCATCGAGACCTACGATGCCAAGGACATTCCCGAAGAAGCCTCGTTTCTCGAGATGCTCGACATCGTCAACGAGCGCCTGATCAACGATGGCACCGAGCCGATCCACTTCGATCACGACTGCCGCGAGGGCATCTGCGGCATGTGCTCGCTGACCATCAACGGCGTCCCGCACGGCAAGGAGCGTGGCATCACCACCTGCCAAGTCCACATGCGGAAATTCCGCAGCGGCGACACGATCTGGATCGAGCCCTTCCGTTCCCGCGCGTTCCCGGTGGTCAAGGACCTCGTCACCGACCGCAGTTCGTTCGACCGCGTTCAACAGGCCGGCGGCTTCATCAGCGTTCGCACCGGGTCGGCCCCCGATGCCCACGCCGCACCGATTCCGAAAGATGCCGCCGACTCGGCCTTCGCCGCTGCCGCGTGCATCGGCTGCGGTGCCTGCGTTGCCGCCTGCAAAAACGCCTCCGCCATGCTCTTCGTCGCCGCCAAGGCGTCGCACCTCAGCCACCTGCCGCAAGGCCAGCCGGAACGCGACCGCCGCGCCCTTGCGATGGTCCGCCAGATGGACGAGGAAGGCTTCGGTGGCTGCACCAACCAGTACGAGTGCGAGGCTGCCTGCCCGAAGGAGATCAGCGTCGATCACATCGCGCGCCTCAACCGCGACTACGGCAAGGCGATGCTCAAGGAGCAGTTCGTGCCGGCCTGA
- a CDS encoding alpha/beta fold hydrolase: MMKRLRTLIRVLLILVLVLAMAATVAVGWIGSSHMITPPRRVLQDYHLEILADPERRGLSVEPWTGPQATPCLIVTPSQIPAVTPKGQQLRSMVDEVPAWGDIRGTVVLLHGHCGRKEDHLPICERFCAAGFRCILVDLPGHGDNPAQLARFGWKEADLIGSLTDACAAEFGFVGSPAFLFGVSQGGAIALQVAAKNPAHWAGVISVAAFASLDEPMRSALSQADPKLQPLGPVALTAVSWTTRARAGFFPDQIRPVDAARKLTLPALVFHGGADRFVSPDRAQRIFDAIPSPDKRLRIIEGAGHGRVLSADAANTYADCCRFMLAACAEIDAKRFR, translated from the coding sequence ATGATGAAACGCCTGCGCACCCTGATTCGGGTCCTGCTGATCCTGGTCCTCGTGCTCGCCATGGCGGCAACGGTCGCCGTCGGATGGATCGGCTCGTCCCACATGATCACGCCGCCGCGACGCGTCCTGCAGGATTACCATCTGGAAATCCTCGCCGACCCGGAGCGCCGCGGACTGTCCGTCGAACCGTGGACCGGACCGCAAGCCACCCCCTGCCTGATCGTGACTCCTTCTCAGATTCCCGCGGTGACCCCGAAAGGCCAACAACTGCGGTCGATGGTCGACGAGGTCCCGGCGTGGGGTGACATCCGGGGCACGGTCGTCCTGCTGCACGGACACTGCGGCCGAAAGGAGGATCACCTGCCGATCTGCGAACGCTTCTGCGCCGCCGGATTCCGCTGCATCCTCGTCGATCTGCCGGGGCACGGCGACAATCCCGCCCAGTTGGCGAGGTTCGGTTGGAAAGAGGCGGATCTGATCGGCTCGCTGACCGATGCCTGCGCTGCGGAGTTCGGCTTCGTCGGTTCACCGGCATTCCTCTTCGGCGTTTCCCAAGGAGGAGCCATCGCGCTGCAGGTCGCGGCCAAGAACCCGGCCCACTGGGCAGGCGTGATCAGCGTCGCGGCGTTCGCCTCGCTTGATGAGCCGATGCGTTCGGCTCTCAGCCAGGCAGACCCGAAACTCCAACCCCTCGGCCCCGTGGCCCTGACCGCCGTTTCATGGACGACCCGGGCGAGGGCCGGCTTCTTCCCGGATCAGATCCGGCCGGTCGATGCCGCCCGGAAGCTCACGCTGCCCGCGCTCGTCTTTCACGGAGGCGCGGACCGGTTCGTGTCGCCCGACCGGGCACAGCGGATCTTCGATGCCATTCCGTCACCTGACAAACGCCTGCGGATCATCGAGGGCGCGGGACACGGGAGGGTGCTGTCCGCCGACGCCGCGAATACCTACGCCGACTGCTGCCGTTTCATGCTCGCCGCTTGCGCGGAAATCGACGCGAAGCGTTTCCGTTGA
- a CDS encoding YlbF family regulator, whose protein sequence is MSMLADDSPVMVKARELCAAITEDSRYLELQQQVEKFLDDDSAKLMYQSVHERGSELQQKQRAGVELGAAEISEFESAREELLNNPVARDFLDAQGELETVQRAIGKYVGMTLELGRVPTADDFAEADSGCCGGGGGGGCGC, encoded by the coding sequence ATGTCGATGCTAGCCGATGATTCGCCCGTGATGGTCAAGGCCCGTGAGCTGTGTGCCGCGATCACCGAAGACTCCCGCTATCTGGAATTGCAGCAGCAGGTGGAGAAGTTCCTCGATGATGACTCGGCCAAGCTGATGTATCAGAGCGTCCACGAGCGGGGCAGCGAGCTTCAGCAGAAGCAGCGCGCCGGTGTGGAACTCGGAGCGGCGGAAATCTCGGAGTTCGAGAGCGCCCGCGAGGAACTGCTCAACAACCCGGTCGCCCGCGATTTCCTCGATGCCCAAGGCGAGCTGGAGACCGTCCAGCGTGCCATCGGCAAGTATGTCGGTATGACCCTCGAACTCGGTCGCGTGCCGACCGCGGATGACTTCGCCGAAGCCGACAGCGGCTGCTGCGGGGGCGGAGGTGGTGGTGGCTGCGGCTGCTGA
- the plsX gene encoding phosphate acyltransferase PlsX, which produces MRVALDAMGGDRAPAVNLEGGADALRRYPSLTTLLVVGDEEILREEAPKHGLDLADPRVKLVHAPEVIGMSEPGAKTVRRKKQSSISVAMDLVKAGEADAFVSAGNTGACVAAAQLKLRLIPGIERAGIASGLPNEFGPCHLLDAGANPEAKPTHLLGYAIMGSAFAKGVYGVALPKVGIMSNGEEDEKGTAFTKQTFALIKEFVATGRAPFEFVGNVEGHDLFERQLDVCLCDGFTGNVVLKSCEATAKAMSKWLKQELLASPVRKLGAMIAKGAFVNLKERANAEAYGGSPLLGVNGVVIIAHGGSTATAMRNAIRAAVESVNHKVNDHIIEALEGISKMEGGES; this is translated from the coding sequence ATGAGAGTTGCCCTCGACGCCATGGGTGGCGACCGCGCACCGGCGGTCAATCTGGAAGGTGGAGCCGATGCGCTCCGCCGCTACCCGTCGCTGACCACACTTTTGGTGGTCGGTGACGAGGAGATCCTGCGTGAGGAGGCACCGAAGCACGGTCTCGACCTCGCCGATCCGCGCGTGAAGCTGGTTCACGCCCCGGAAGTCATCGGCATGTCCGAACCCGGAGCAAAGACGGTACGACGCAAGAAGCAGTCGTCGATCTCGGTCGCGATGGACCTCGTCAAGGCCGGCGAAGCCGACGCCTTCGTGTCCGCCGGCAACACCGGCGCCTGCGTCGCCGCCGCCCAGCTCAAGCTGAGACTGATTCCGGGGATCGAGCGCGCCGGCATCGCCTCCGGCCTGCCGAACGAATTCGGCCCCTGTCACCTGCTCGACGCCGGTGCCAACCCGGAAGCCAAGCCCACCCACTTGCTCGGATACGCCATCATGGGCAGCGCCTTCGCCAAGGGCGTCTATGGAGTTGCATTGCCGAAAGTCGGCATCATGTCGAATGGCGAGGAGGACGAAAAAGGCACCGCCTTCACCAAACAAACTTTCGCCCTGATCAAGGAGTTCGTCGCCACCGGCCGGGCTCCTTTCGAGTTTGTTGGCAACGTCGAGGGCCATGACCTTTTCGAAAGGCAGCTCGACGTTTGCCTCTGCGACGGATTCACCGGAAATGTCGTCCTCAAGAGCTGCGAAGCCACCGCCAAGGCGATGTCCAAGTGGCTGAAGCAGGAACTGCTCGCTTCACCCGTCCGCAAGCTCGGCGCGATGATTGCCAAGGGCGCGTTCGTCAACCTGAAGGAGCGCGCGAATGCCGAAGCCTACGGTGGCAGCCCGCTGCTCGGTGTGAACGGCGTCGTGATCATCGCCCACGGCGGATCCACCGCCACCGCGATGCGCAACGCGATCCGCGCGGCAGTCGAGAGCGTTAACCACAAGGTCAACGACCACATCATCGAGGCGCTCGAAGGCATCTCGAAGATGGAAGGCGGCGAGAGCTGA
- the rpmF gene encoding 50S ribosomal protein L32, which produces MAVPKRRQSKSRQKMRRGANRWRAPIFKTCPECDSRVPSHIACPSCGYYRGRKVLEVDAF; this is translated from the coding sequence ATGGCCGTACCGAAGCGCCGTCAATCCAAGAGCCGTCAGAAGATGCGTCGTGGCGCCAACCGCTGGCGCGCACCGATCTTCAAGACCTGCCCGGAGTGCGATTCCCGCGTTCCTTCCCACATCGCGTGCCCGTCCTGCGGTTACTACCGCGGCCGCAAGGTGCTCGAAGTGGATGCCTTCTGA
- the gluQRS gene encoding tRNA glutamyl-Q(34) synthetase GluQRS → MTVTRFAPSPTGLLHLGHAYAAGVAKHCARRESGEFLLRFEDIDHTRVRDDYYESGRQDLEWLGLGCDRETPRQLDRSARHAEALDALRELGVIYPCFCTRREVEAELAGMAAAPQGPEGPLYPGTCRRLSEAERNERLEAEAQPAWRLDAVAAAARVGPLDFSDRVHGKIQVDPQLLGDVVLGRKDIGTSYHVAVVIDDADDAITLVTRGEDLLPSTHVHRVLQALLDLPQPEYLHHILVTDESGRRLAKRDDARSIRHYRESGLSPAEVLALLPPYPSQR, encoded by the coding sequence GTGACCGTCACCCGTTTCGCCCCCAGCCCGACCGGCCTGCTGCATCTCGGTCACGCTTACGCCGCGGGAGTCGCCAAGCACTGCGCGCGTCGCGAGAGCGGTGAATTCCTCCTGCGGTTCGAGGATATCGATCACACCCGTGTCCGCGACGACTACTACGAATCCGGCCGTCAGGACCTCGAATGGCTCGGACTTGGCTGCGACCGCGAGACCCCGCGGCAACTCGATCGCTCCGCACGTCACGCCGAAGCGCTCGATGCATTGCGCGAACTCGGCGTCATCTACCCCTGCTTCTGCACCCGCCGTGAGGTCGAAGCCGAGTTGGCCGGCATGGCGGCCGCACCCCAAGGCCCCGAAGGCCCGCTCTACCCCGGCACCTGCCGACGCTTGAGTGAGGCCGAGCGAAACGAGCGCCTCGAAGCTGAGGCCCAGCCCGCTTGGCGCCTCGATGCGGTAGCGGCAGCGGCACGAGTTGGACCCCTCGATTTCAGTGACCGGGTCCATGGGAAGATCCAGGTGGACCCGCAGCTGCTTGGCGACGTCGTGCTCGGCCGCAAGGACATCGGGACCTCATATCATGTCGCGGTGGTCATCGATGATGCCGACGACGCCATCACGCTCGTCACCCGCGGTGAAGATCTCCTGCCCTCGACTCACGTTCACCGTGTGCTGCAAGCCCTGCTCGACCTGCCGCAGCCCGAATACCTGCATCACATTCTGGTGACCGATGAGTCCGGCCGCCGCCTCGCCAAACGCGACGACGCGCGCTCGATCCGGCATTACCGGGAGTCAGGGCTTTCGCCCGCCGAGGTGTTGGCCCTGCTTCCGCCGTATCCTTCTCAAAGGTAG
- a CDS encoding phytoene desaturase family protein — protein sequence MQNFVRATRGLSLRVVRQDLGMKDKRVIIVGAGPGGLTAGMILARRGFDVTIVEKRDRVGGRNAELKVGDFSFDTGPTFLHQKFTLDEVFREAGRNAEDYMDLVLLDPMTRLTWGDLSMETTSDEERMAANVERAFPGHEEGFRRFMDDHAVKLRAIYPCLQRPYHKLGSYMSSSLVKAVPYVATGKSVVDVLERYFKDDRLKLAFTFQAKYLGMSPWKCPALFSILSYTEYKYGIYHVQGGLCRISDAMAEVFTEHGGKLRLGASVKELRFSGGRVTGVELADGELLECDDAIVNADYAHAMSTLMNGHSVPAERLERKKFSCSTFMLYLGLDKVYADEPHHHILFADDYRRNVEEIQSERDISDDMSIYVRNSCVTDPLVAPEGKSGLYVLVPTINTRNGLDWSKFRDVYRDKVLARIEQRTGMKDLRDHIVEERIIDPDDWRNGMDVFMGATFNLAHTLDQMLYLRPHNRMQGYENLYLVGGGTHPGSGLPTIYESGRISSNLLCDSHGVGYERVDLAPSFL from the coding sequence ATGCAAAATTTCGTTCGCGCGACAAGGGGCTTGAGCCTAAGGGTGGTGCGCCAAGACTTGGGAATGAAAGACAAGCGAGTGATCATCGTGGGCGCGGGCCCTGGCGGGCTGACGGCGGGCATGATCCTGGCGCGTCGGGGCTTCGACGTGACCATCGTCGAGAAGCGCGACCGCGTCGGCGGCCGCAATGCCGAGCTCAAGGTCGGTGATTTCTCATTCGATACCGGACCGACTTTCCTCCACCAGAAGTTCACTCTCGACGAGGTTTTCCGCGAAGCCGGGCGCAATGCGGAGGATTACATGGATCTCGTCCTCCTCGATCCGATGACCCGGCTGACGTGGGGCGACCTCTCGATGGAGACGACCTCGGATGAGGAACGCATGGCGGCGAATGTCGAACGCGCCTTTCCCGGTCACGAGGAGGGGTTCCGCCGCTTCATGGATGATCACGCGGTCAAGCTGCGGGCGATCTATCCATGTCTTCAGCGACCCTACCACAAGCTCGGCTCCTACATGAGTTCGTCGCTGGTGAAGGCGGTCCCGTACGTCGCCACGGGAAAGTCGGTGGTCGATGTTCTGGAGCGCTACTTCAAAGACGACCGCCTGAAGCTCGCCTTCACGTTCCAAGCGAAGTACCTCGGGATGTCGCCGTGGAAGTGTCCGGCTCTCTTCAGCATCCTCTCCTACACCGAATACAAGTATGGCATCTACCACGTGCAGGGCGGGCTCTGCCGGATCTCCGACGCGATGGCCGAGGTCTTCACCGAGCATGGCGGCAAACTTCGCCTTGGCGCATCGGTGAAGGAACTGCGCTTCAGCGGCGGTCGCGTGACCGGGGTGGAGTTGGCCGACGGCGAGTTGCTCGAGTGCGACGATGCGATCGTCAATGCCGACTACGCGCACGCCATGTCGACCCTGATGAATGGCCACTCGGTGCCGGCGGAACGGCTCGAGCGGAAGAAGTTCTCGTGCTCGACCTTCATGCTCTATCTCGGGCTCGACAAGGTCTACGCGGACGAGCCGCACCATCACATTCTCTTCGCCGACGACTACCGCCGGAACGTCGAGGAGATCCAGAGCGAGCGGGACATCTCCGACGACATGTCGATCTACGTCCGCAATTCCTGCGTGACCGATCCCTTGGTCGCGCCTGAAGGAAAGTCCGGGCTGTATGTGCTGGTTCCGACGATCAACACGCGCAACGGGCTCGATTGGTCGAAGTTCCGCGACGTGTACCGGGACAAGGTGCTGGCGAGGATCGAGCAGCGGACCGGCATGAAGGATCTCAGGGATCACATTGTTGAGGAACGCATCATCGATCCCGACGACTGGCGCAATGGGATGGATGTCTTCATGGGGGCGACATTCAATCTCGCCCACACGCTCGACCAGATGCTCTACCTCCGCCCGCACAACCGGATGCAGGGGTATGAGAATCTCTATCTGGTTGGTGGCGGCACCCATCCGGGCAGCGGTCTCCCGACGATCTACGAGAGTGGTCGTATTTCCTCCAATCTGCTGTGCGACAGCCACGGCGTCGGTTACGAGCGCGTTGATCTGGCGCCCTCGTTCCTGTGA